In a genomic window of Zingiber officinale cultivar Zhangliang chromosome 9B, Zo_v1.1, whole genome shotgun sequence:
- the LOC122024813 gene encoding RNA-binding protein 1-like, giving the protein MSRPPAAAVGARSWEPDRGKLFVGGLASDTREEVLADYFARYGEVKEAVVIRDRVTGNARGFGFVKFADPQVSESALKEDKKHVIRGRTVTVRRAALRRQLHQNREFMNPDQNGQFIRSVEENGDRGFYNVHSTSTKKIFIGGLPDNVDQHDLRSYFEKFGAVVDAVVMFDGITRRSRGFGFITFSSEESVAMVLQNSHHELNGKLVEVKIATPKDDRKNAINRHDHDYHIAREDQRGARGPFYGPHPGYLYPNYGYYGYVNYVAQPFPPYAYGGQVGGVYSPTGLHAIQYGGLMSIPPNSWNNSKRISGQIMHPDVVKRSGEDSMSIIDNENQNNLDVEDQIGAMAGLDLEDVQCDAH; this is encoded by the exons ATGTCGCGTCCGCCTGCAGCGGCCGTCGGTGCACGGTCGTGGGAGCCGGATCGGGGGAAACTCTTCGTCGGTGGCCTGGCTTCGGATACGAGGGAGGAGGTGCTGGCGGACTATTTCGCGAGGTATGGCGAAGTGAAGGAGGCGGTGGTGATTAGGGACCGAGTCACCGGGAATGCGAGAGGGTTCGGGTTCGTAAAGTTCGCTGACCCGCAGGTCTCCGAGAGTGCGCTCAAGGAGGACAAGAAGCATGTCATTCGAGGAAGAACG gTCACAGTGAGAAGAGCCGCTCTGCGCCGTCAGCTGCATCAAAACCGTGAATTCATGAATCCAGATCAGAATGGTCAATTCATTAGATCGGTCGAGGAGAATGGTGATAGAGGGTTCTACAATGTCCATAGCACTAGCACAAAAAAGATTTTCATTGGAGGTTTGCCAGACAATGTGGATCAACATGACCTCAGGAGCTATTTTGAGAAGTTTGGTGCTGTTGTTGATGCGGTAGTAATGTTCGATGGTATAACCCGACGATCAAGAGGTTTTGGTTTCATCACATTTTCTTCTGAGGAATCCGTAGCAATGGTGTTGCAGAACAGCCACCATGAGTTGAATGGGAAACTCGTGGAGGTTAAGATTGCCACTCCTAAGGATGACAGAAAAAATGCTATTAACAGACATGATCATGATTATCATATAGCGAGAGAGGATCAAAGAGGTGCAAGAGGGCCCTTTTATGGTCCTCATCCGGGCTATCTTTATCCCAACTATGGATACTATGGATATGTTAATTATGTAGCACAGCCTTTTCCTCCTTATGCATATGGAGGACAAGTTGGAGGAGTATATAGCCCCACTGGTTTACATGCGATTCAATATGGTGGCCTGATGAGCATTCCGCCCAACTCTTGGAACAATTCAAAGAGAATTTCTGGGCAGATTATGCATCCTGATGTTGTCAAGAGAAGCGGCGAAGATAGCATGTCAATTATTGATAATGAGAACCAAAACAACCTTGATGTTGAAGACCAAATTGGGGCTATGGCAGGGTTAGATTTAGAAGATGTGCAATGTGATGCACACTGA